The DNA window tttaatataaattcaaAACGTGTTGCTACCCGAGATAGCTTCAACAGCTTTGTTTTCTTAAGGCAACTTGAACTTTTTATCAAAACGTACACTTTAGACGACACTGGGGAACTGTCTACTGTTcagaaatgaaggaaaaaaaacactgagtgGGAGGGTgtcaaatatatgtattttttcatattcatgaAGAGATGGGGGCCCTCGctgaattcaaatattttatttaaaaacaaaaagcgcTCATTAAAAAGACAGTGCCGCATTGAAAGTTCCACTTTCCAATTCTATTTTGACGAAACAAATCCCCCAAGACGAGGCGTGCACACTTACTCAAACGcatgaaacagaaagaaagacttCTCACATCTCTTAGCAAACACTCCGGCGCTGgtttcacttattttattttaattcacagtGACAGGAGTTAAAATTACTCGGTGCAAAAGCCAAACCTCACCCTAAAATCTACTTCTGAGGGTAAATTGATCTGTCCACCAAAAATAtggatagaaagaaagaaaaaaaaaggggtcgATTAAAATATTCCAGTGctcattatactgtacatgtctCCTATCCTGGAAAAAATTGGACTTGAGTAGCAACACCCATGCCCATTATAAcctctgctgtttgtttggcagGATGCAGATGTGTTCGGCCCATCcaacaagacaaaaacaattcAGAATATACATTAAACCTTCCAACAGCAGAGGaatcaataaaacacaatagCACAGAATTAGGGTGTCTGTCATTTCCCTTTAAGAAGCAAACGGTCGGTCCTCTCTGAAAGGAAGTAGTCAGACATCATCACCCGGATCGATCCGAGCATCGACTCAGCACACCTCCAGCCACCGTCGTTAGGACCGTACGCGTTTGGCTGTCGGTCCGTGGGACGCCGCCAGTCGCAGACGGAATTAGACCGGGGCCCAAATCCTGCACCGTGGGTCGCCTGATTATCTGAGACAGAAAGTGTGGTTCTGCGGCGAGAATCTCCAGGTCTTCAGACAGCATGTGCCAAACGGTGGATGCAAAAACATTgagagaaacaacaaaaacaaaaaggtaaaagaaacagaaaagcaaaataacatgAAAACTAGAGGTATCTGAACACCTGGGTTGCgtacatgctgtatgtataCCTGTTCAATGTCAtaactgagcatgctcaaacAGAGAACTGGGCTTGATGATTGTATTACCATTTCCGCATTCAGATCTcaattaaaaacacaccttACCATGCAACGGTACTTCTCGCACTGTACACCCTCTCCCCACTAGCTTTGCTGcccatattgttttttaatgtgttcacCTTTGTGTgtttagacagacagacaggcagacagatatgTGGCTGTTCTGAGCTTGGGGGAAACCAGTTGAAATTCAGTGTTTCAATGCAGATACTTTACTGTGATATTACTGTGAGTGATTAATCAGAAGACTTTGCGTTAAGACGGTGCATTCTGGGGTCAATTCAACATCAATTccattcaagaaataaaaaatcctaTTCAAGAACTGCAAAAACACCCATAATGTTCCATGAATTGACTAAATTAAAACTGACCTGACCCCAACCCCAGTATATGGTCATGTTGCTGAATGATTTATTAGGACACTTTCTTTGCACTTGCCTTCCATAATCAAACAGGCAAAGAAcagtctcttttttattttagagaaACAAATAttcaggtaaaaataaataaataaattaaatggcaGCTCCTAAGTAGTACAGTCATGTATTCTATTAATCCCTTACTCGGGCTAACTTCAAAAAAAAGATGACTCTGCCAAGTTtgcatgcaaaacacaaaatatctgCAGGTAGTGATGTTCTTCACTGCAGaagcagggagacagagagttCACCTCTTATTGTTAACGTGAGAAAAATTTTCTCTACTGTATTACGACAAATTACAGCAAGTACATATAAAAAGCTTTCATAATAGGTTTGATAACCCCAGGAACATCACAACTTGTGAAATATTAGCCCGTAAAGTTGTCCCACAAGTATAAATCACCATATCGACAGTATAGCGGCTTCATTGCCCTCCAGAAGATGCCACATGCCAAACAAACAATGTTAAAGTTGAACCCGATCACAGTAAACAGCGTTAATGTTCATCTGAAATATTACCCACAGGCCCTTTTTCGCATTCCGCCAAGGCCTTGAGAGAGGCGCGCGGTTACGAGAgcttttgaaatatgttttcccAGTCCCTCAGAGCGGGACTCCAGCCAACTCTGTGATCCTTTGTACAAACGTGACTTTATTCGGCTGCATGTTTACAGCTGTGAGTCTGACACCTTTTAAATCTCTCATTTAAAAGACCCAGCATGCATAAGTTGTTTGTTGTAGCGGCGCcgtatatttgtatattaattGCCCGCTGAGAACAACGCAAAATGTTGCATAAGGGAAACCCAGGGAAAATGCCGCTGGACCCGCATCGCCATTCGCCAAGGAATCCCGCGttcatgttttcttatttgcgtctgaaatgtttgcaaaattgttttctttgtatGCCGTTATATGAAAACTAATCAAATTTCCCAATGAACGGACAATAGTGGTTTTTAAAGAATGGTTGTTCACAACTGATTGTAGCCGGCTAGTCAACTGGCAACATATTCTTACAACACAACGTTAAATGCCACCGTATGGGCGAGAGGGAAATATACAACGTCGTATTATTAGGAAGCAAGCGAGTTAAGAAATATAGCTTCAGATCAAAGTCGAATTAACAGCTATTCTTTTTTGCGAGATTTTCAGAATGCATTCGGCCTGCCGGTCTGCCCTGGATGCACGTCACTGAACCAAGTTAATCCGTAACTATGATTCTCTAGCACAGCCACTGTGTAGGCTTAACGAACGCGCTGAACACACCGTTATCGCCACTTTGCAATTAGCGATAAGCAGGTAGATAACGCAGCTGCTGAGCCGAGCCGGGAACCCATTTCAAACATCTCATGTTTGTCAAATGAATATTCTGAAATGACAATCCAAGTGGAGGCGTTGTTTCCAACAGATAATTTAATCCTGTTCTGTTTATTAACCTACAATATATTTATGCAAGATCGGCTCACAGGGAGTGTTCTTCTCATAACTACCATTTGGGAAGTCAAAACAGGTATCTGTGTCGGGGAAAGAtgacatgcatgtgtatgttaaGAAGAACTGTTTATCATGTACAGAGCACTGTTGCAGAATTCCTCATTCAAGCCAAATGACTTccaaatgacacacacacacacacacacacatgcacattcccatacagcacacacacacacacaaacatagctgcatgcacatgcacatgcacatgctgcaCACATGCTTTAACATGAGCACCCATGCACAGGCGTATCGGATGCACACTCTTTCGAAATagttctctcttttctttacTTAGAAGACTGAATCCTTCAGCTGCTGAAGACCTAGAAGCCTTTTCAATGTGTTTCTATAGCAACAGAAATAGTATGaaggctggttttttttttcaccgtgTACCATAATTAAGCTACTCATTGAAAGATGTAAGCACTCTAAAAATCCATTAACGAACACCCAGGGAAGTACAGCACTACCGGATGAAGGTAATCCTATGACCCAGGAATCATTTCAAATCTGAGAAGCAATAATTTTCCCCTTATACTTCTTTACACACTGTGGTTATTTCTCACTTATTTCTGACTTCTAATCCCCACTTTTCCTCCTTGATTTGACAGGCGATCGTCtggcattattttattttttcccccttcagaGGCATTGCAAAGATCTTAAGGAAGGCCTCTTATTCCTCCAGCAATCCTTCAATTTGAAAGCCCTGGAGGTATCTCCGCTCTTGTTCTGATATCCAAATAGTTCTTATTCAGTCTAAATGTCAGGATAATGCGAGCCCCTGTCTGGAAACGTACTTCCTGTATTAGCGTTTGAGGACCAGAGACAGATTGACGCAGGTTTTGCAGGTCcaccattttgtaattacacCAGCCATTTATCTCTTCACTGGCATCCATCAATTTCCTCCAATACTGTCAAATCTACACAGCCAGCTAACTTGCAGTCCAAGGGGGACGTACTGCACTGGACTCGTGAACCTAAAACCTAGCATCAACAGGAATAGCACGCCATGATTTCAGCATGGCTGGCTGTTTGAAAGCTGTAGggtaaatagtttttaaatgtcagtgaaattaaattaatgccTTTTATGAACAGGCATAAAATATGGCATGTTATCAGCATGGGTAAATGTTTAAAAGCTGAAGGGTAAATAAATGTTAggaggaaaaatgaaaagaaaggggaaaaaaaggcagccTGTCTGCATTCACTTGTCCAGAAACGAACAGACGTTAAAGCCCAGAACAGGGAATAAACGCCTAGCGTGTGAAATTTCGGAGAGAACACGGGAGCGGTGTGATAAATGACAAACGCTCGAATCGCAGGCGTGTACCGCACAACCAGAGCGAATGCATAGGAATGAGCGTCGACACCCGACGTGTGAACATGTTTCTTGAAAATCGCAACATCTTGTTGCAAAGCCAAGACACCACGGCAGAGCGAAGGAGACGACTTGTGTCGTTACAAAAGCAGAACTAAGTCAGCCAATGCGTATTTTGTTCGGTGCATGGAAAAGTATTGAGACATTGCAGAATTCATCTATTTCAAGGGGACTCAAATTCGGTTTGGGGGACCACtgcgtatgctggttttcattccaaccgcAGTTTCAACCCCCTGAAACATATCAAgcagttatttgtttttaattagacacttttaaTGTCTTGACGGATGATTTACCCCAGTAAACCACGTTGTGTCAGAAAAGGCTATGCATGACAAGCAATAAATGCCCTATGTTCACATCCCAGAAGTTTTAATCAATCATATCAACTCACTCTTGCATTTTTCATAATGTTCTGTGCAGTAAATACCCTTTTAAAATGGGGGTAACCTGTATTGTGTTAAGGTTAGGGAACATTCATAAAGAACTCAGCTATTTTAACTTATCAAGATATTCATGGAAATAACTAATTATTTAACAGTTATCCCATAAAATAACAGGCTTTATacactttttccttttcccccttCATTAACTGGTTTTTCACTTGCAACATTCCTGTCAatcttttcactgttttttttttttttttttacagtgtagagGGCCAAAGGATATGCTGTGTTTTCGCCCTAAAAATAACAATCAATTTAGACTGGAGAAACCAGGGGAGgtgtgttaactgtgtaatcactTGCTTTTGTTCAGCGATCGATTAAGTGCTGAGCTCCACGGACGAAACAGCAAAACGTTCAGCCTTCCaggagaaaggggtgggggacaagaaagaaaaaacaaatatctaCAGAACCCACAGATTCAACAAATTGACTCATTTATACATCATGTGCCAGTGATGTGACAATGGTTAGATGAAAAGCATATGATAGTCCTACTTTTATTCTAATTGTATTGGTACAAACTGGCAACAGCTGCCCGTACTCTCAAATGCAGGAGGAAAACTCATTTTCGGAGCTGCTTTTGAAAAccagattttgaaaaaaaaggaaaaagaaacccATTATGAAAATGTGGAGACGTGCTGGTACCTGCGTGTCTCGGAGATGCAAATTCAAGCTGGAAGGGTTCCTCAAACATCCTGAAGTCTTTGTCTCAAACTCACACATAGCGAATGCCATTCTGGAGTAAAAGGCAAGCTATTTATTCCGATCTATCGATCGTTTTTCATACATGATTACAGTAATGCTTGTAAGAAAGAACTACTTCCCATTGAATGGAAAAAATtatgcttttaaataaaagcacaattatGCATACACTAACCAGAAACCAGGTTCACTTTTAAAATttgacatgaaaataaattaaattaaaaatgcaaataaataaataacatcagaCTGCCCTGAcactcctctcccttcctctccctttttcaagaaaaataagactgaaatttaattttttaacctTTTGGCATCAATATAAGTATTCCATCCTCAGACCAATCACCAACCGGACAGAAGCTGTGCAACTGATGTCAGATTTCACATTTGTCACATTGCATTATGAAAGGGGAGGCAGTTAGATGTGAAACGGTCTTTTTGATTGCCTCAgttttctctgttctccccaaTTGCAACATATGATCTTATTTCTGGGCCTGTCCTGTGGGGCGCAACGTCCTCTCCAAATTTGGGACGGCACTCGTGAGCACGGTCAGCCGTTGCCTCCATACGATTTGCAGCCCACTGACTGGGCCGTGTAGTCAGCAAGCTGGCTGACCAATCAGGTAGCTGGAGCTGACAGACAGCATGTGCCTTATTGGCTAGAGGTGTCACTCTCATGGAATAATGTGAATAAAGAAAACTCCCATCCAAACACGTGGACCTGCAAGAAGGTCTATTCCATGCCATTTAACTACCAGACCGaggtcagtttttatttctgtagatGCCAGTAAAATAGAGTAGAAAAAAGCCCTGTAGATTcctgagaattttcaacaaaaacacgttattaaacaaaaatagagcggaattgttctgaatattgttgGAAAAAGGTTTaaccaccaaaaaaaaggcCAATCATCTGCAGTGTCTATTATTACTAGTGTCTAGGTGTCTACTATTTGTCATGGGTCTGTTGACCTGCTATTGAGGAaatctgagagagacagagaggagagagagagacagagacagagagaaagagagagagagagcgactcACCTGCATGGAAGCTCCTTCCACTCGAGCCACGTAGGCCAGCCTGTCCAAGACGGTCACGGTTACCGGCACGGCAACGAAGAAGCCGCTCACGAATGCCCTCACGTACCGGCGGCCGAAACCAGTCTGCTGCGCCATTTCCTGTGAGAGTCGGGCCGCAAAAAACGCCTCCGTCACGCTCGACACACAGCAGCCGTATCGCCAAAATCACCCCCGACCTCCTTCAGTTCAAAACGGTTTATTTCACCAAATTACCAAAAGACCCATTTCAGACACATAGAACTCTTCCTCAGGTTCTGAAAAAcaagcactggcacagtcagaaTTTAAAATCAGCTCTTAAGGCACATCCCGCTACTGAAATCCACTCAACAGCacataatgttttaataaagcaTTAATGAAGTATGTATAACATATGCATTATCcaagaataacatttttataaactatTCACAAGCATGCATTAGGGAATATGCCTCTACTACTCACGCAAGGCACCATTTGATGTAGAAGATGGTTATACCTTCCTACCACAAATCTAATAATGGCATAATTTAAAGGTAATAAATCAGTTTCATTAAGGAAATATGCTAACTATAAATTGGCActttttattaataatgaaatcataattaaaattacacagtattatgattttattaatcttaataaaatcataatactgtacattcagttgatactaaattaatataaatgattcagcTAAGAGGTGAATACATTTAGGAGGTTCTTTTGATTAGCAGTGGATGACTTAATTCAACAGTAATATTAATACAGACAACTgtggaaaatataataaagtttgTTAAACAGTACTAAGCACAATACACTACTATAAGGTACAACAaactgagcgtgtgcatgtgtgtgtacagcgtgtgtgtgcgtgtgttatcACTAGGCGCGcgtgcacacaagcatgtgaGGAGTGTTGTATGTTTTCCTGCGTGTGGAATTCCGCAACATGTTGAGTGCGCACCACGAACACGTGATCAAGGAGAACAAAGAAACTAAAATGGAGGAAGAGGTTCCTGTGGAATTTAGGGAACTGTAGGCCTATTGTCCCTTCAATGTGTACAAGGGTTTTGGTGAGAGGCATGACGACAAGAATACCACTTGATTCATTTGGTGTATAGTTCCGTAAGGAAAGTCTCTCAACAGACATATATGAGGATCGTTTGTAAATTCTGAGGCAAAACGATCATGTCAACACAAAGAAGCAAAAGGAACAGTCAGAGGCGACAAGAACATCACAGAGGGTAATTCTATGGGCAGAAGTGTCCCCCGCTTGAGTACGGACCGACAGAAAGCTGAGCTATACACCGAATCCATCTCCATGTTCAGTGTTGAATGCACACTGAAGGCCACGTATGATAAGAGGCAATGAGAAAGCGTTCTCTCTTCCGAGAAAAACAGATTAGTTTCCAGTTACTTAGTATGGCCTCAAGCCGGCCACACACAAGAAACCGTAGCAGTGACAAATCGACAGCAGATTCAACACAATCGCCCAAGAGAAAAATCagcacaaaaaggaaaaaaataaaaaataaaaaatagaatccGTTGCCTGAAGCCACAATGCCCCGacttaattaaatgaatgacatttttttttttgcattgactgGAAGCTGTCAAATTTCTGCGGGTACGCAAACCAACATAATAACTCTGAAACCGAGGTACATCTCTTCTGGGTCAGACTGCCCTCTTTTTACGTAAACAGCACGCCCCTGTCACGGACTGCTGCGAAGCGGTCATTACGACATGTCAGGACCGAACGCGTCGAGCCCAGATGAAAAGCCGCACCGTGACACAATGGCAGACGAACACACCGCCGCGCTAGCATGCTAATTAATTTACCAGCAGGCGAAGCAGCCAGACCATACAGGGTTGCTGCAGAAACGGAGATTAATGTGAAATAACGGTCTACATGTACTGCTATAGTTAcggttttctctttctccagaaAAGGATTGGACATTCACAGGGCCTTAGAGCAGCCTACcaactaaaaaataaacagaattctTTATCACATTGAGGCAGCCATTCCAGGTATTGAAAAAGTAACGCCTAACCTACTTGTTTACTCCctgaattagttttttttatttttatttttttattgtgattatACAGTCCTGTAATACCCCTGGTGCAATTGACGTTATGATCGTTATGAACCTACAAAGCATTTTTGCCCCTCTCCTGTTTTTGTTCTCATGGTAATAAGATGGGGAATTACATGGTCTGTAATTAGAAGCTTAAAGAGGTGAGAGTGGACTACCCTCTACAGCCACAGGCAACGACGGGCAGACTGGCCTCGGGCagccgtctgtccgtccgtttGTCCGTCGGTCTCACACTCTACCAGGACacagcgagagcgagagagagacagagagagagagagacagagagagagagagttaaaggagagataaagggagagagcgagggagagttagcaggagggagagagttaaaggatatatatatatatatagagagagagagagagagtgagagagggagggagttaAAGGGAGAGAGttaaagggaaagagagatgtaaagaggggtaagagagagagaaaggtgaaATCTGACACTCCCTCGCCTCAGAGATCACCGTCCCGTTTCACGTAGGAGCGCTCTTCCGCCGCTAACCGGGacgtctcctctctctcccgccgccgccgccgccgccagagAGATGTCACCGCGGCATCAGTATCAATCGGGCGGCGCGCGTCCCAACACGCGGTGGTTTACTGCGGTGTGACAACTCCACTCGAGCGTATTAAATCCCTCGCCGCGGACGCAGGAGGCTCCGGCCggaggagcggggggcgggacgggacggggctaCGCTACGCCCCGTCCCCGTGGCGACACATCAGCgcacatgggggaaaaaacaggaacGTCTTCGTTTTTACGGCGGGCGCCGTTTCTATTAATCTAGGCATCGTATGAGGGGACGGGGCTGTTATCTGACTGACTGAGATTGGTCTCCCTCAGCAGGGCGGTTCACATATAATGGTTCTTGGATCAGGAGTGATGATATAGGGCATATTTTGTCGGGTGAATCAGAAACGTTCACTGAAGGTCATCCtactatactgtatatcttattacatttgttttaaaaaaaaaaattttttttaaaccaattagtcgattaaaatgcaaattgcacAATAGACCACCATGTGAAATGACACTAATTACACTGTGTGTGGTACTTGATTAGCATCGACAGAAATGTGCAGCCCATTACccagactgaaaacacacacacacacacacacacataaaatgctGGCTATTTGACAAGCAGCCGGCCCACACCTTCATTTTATATCACGCCCTAACGCATCCGGAAACTTCCGCTCGCAGCACACTTCTTGTTTCCAGTCACTGTGACAAACAGTTACGGTGCTGGCAGGccataaatgagaaataaatggaATTTTGTTGGGGCATTTATCCCATTTTGCTCCTATGGGTTACATTCATGTTCAATCTCACGGTGGCGTCTGGGAAACGCGCTAAACGACACggaagccgggggggggggggggggggggggtggaggagaaggaCAGGAGGAGAGTCACTTTTAATAATTCCGCAAACCCCCGTGTGTCGCCTCTCACAGAATGTGAAAGATTTGCTTTAAATCAGCCAGACTTCCGTCTATTCCGTTGACAAAAGACAAGAGCCAGGGAAAGGGGGCGTCGGGGAGCTTGTGGGCGCTGGTGCCATGGCAACCTCGCATGCTGATGgcgtggggtttggggggggggggggggaggaggaggagtggaggaaagCGAAAAACACTCTTGCATAAACCATCTCTGTGAGTTATGGCGGTCTTTGCGCAGGCTTGGCGCAGCCGAGCCCAGCTGCCGCACCGAATCGGCAGAGCTGAAAGGCGCGCATCAGAAAGCAGCCGATCGCATCGTTCCAAAAGGAGGATAAAATTGCATCCGGTGCAACCTGCAGCCAACGTGACACCCgcggtgaaagagagagacgcaATTAGAGCCCAGCCTGACAAATTGCCTGATCGGCGTGAAAAGGAATGAGGTCTGCAAAAATGAAACACCTTCCCGTTTTCAGACAAACCTAAAGCAAGACCGAGACAAGCCGGCAAGAATATgtaacagagagggagagagagggactgagaaagagagagagacagagagagagagaagagagaaggagagagagagagtgacagtgagagagagggagggagaaaggtcACAACAGGTTCACCCGGCTTCattctgtgtgtggtttttgagGAGGAAAGGTGTACATGGGAGAAATCAAAACCAAGCCTTTGCttgcaggagggaaaaaaaataaaaaaagagtgtgGAGCGCGCGtctgtgtaaatatttcagAGTTGGTGGGGATTTGTGAAAGAGTAATGCGGCATCTGCTCGCGGTGTTCTCGCAGCGCGCCTCGCAGCGCGGGACAGATGGAGCGGGCCGCGGCCCGAACCAGAGGAGGTTGGTTTCGCGAGGGGTCAGGGAACAGCAGGACGCGCCCGTTAGCTGCTTTAGCATACGGGCGAGAGCCGGGAAGGCGTTTTAAACGCCTCTTTCCGAACGGCGAGCAGAACGCCGCACGTACACGGACGCCCGTTTGAAACGACACACAATCTACCGAAGGGGGTGGGAGGATGGagacatgcgcgcacacacacacacacgcacacacacgcgcacacgcgacGCACACATCACAAACGAACCCAACAGATATTTAATCAGCGATACTCCTGTCTGCCTTGATGTATCAGTGatcaaacaaaatgagaaatgtaatGTTCCAAAGCTTCCGGGGATTTTCAAAGGTCAAAAACACGTAACGGGCGCACACAATGAATGTTAATAGATAACGCGAGCTTTCCGCCCGTTCGCACCGACAGAAGATCCACATGAAAGGGGCACTTAGAACATTTTGAACGCCCTGTGAAAACAGGCCACTGTAttgatcagaaaaaaaaaaaccacatcataactaaagagagagaggtagagggggagcgggagagagagagagaggttgagtGGAGATTGATTTCTTCTGATGGCTGGTTAATTAAAGACATGAAGCCCCCACAGATGGGTACGTAGca is part of the Anguilla anguilla isolate fAngAng1 chromosome 7, fAngAng1.pri, whole genome shotgun sequence genome and encodes:
- the immp2l gene encoding mitochondrial inner membrane protease subunit 2 isoform X3; the encoded protein is MAQQTGFGRRYVRAFVSGFFVAVPVTVTVLDRLAYVARVEGASMQPSLNPEGGTSSDVVLLNRWSVRNYRVQRGDIVSVLLRSGGGLGGL